A genome region from Dickeya chrysanthemi NCPPB 402 includes the following:
- the efeO gene encoding iron uptake system protein EfeO → MSTPFFRRTALCAALLAVPAFSALAADVPQVKITVNDKQCEPMQVTVAAGKTQFVVTNASQKNLEWEILKGVMVVEERENIAPGFTQKMTANLEPGEYDMTCGLLSNPKGKLVVTAGGDDAVAKTNVLDLVGPIAEYKVYVTKEVDGLVQQTKLFTAAIKAGKLDEARKLYAPTRQHYERIEPIAELFSDLDGSIDAREDDYEKKADDPKFTGFHRLEKALFADRSTKGMEQYADQLYADTQELQKRIASLTFPPNKVVGGAAGLIEEVAATKISGEEDRYSRTDLWDFQANVDGAQKIVNLLRPLLEKANKPLLNKVDANFKTVDGVLAKYKTKDGFASYEKLSDADRIALKGPITTLAEDLAQLRGVLGLD, encoded by the coding sequence ATGTCTACACCATTCTTCCGCCGTACGGCGCTGTGCGCCGCTCTGCTGGCTGTACCGGCGTTCAGCGCGCTGGCTGCGGATGTTCCGCAGGTTAAAATCACCGTGAATGACAAACAGTGCGAGCCGATGCAAGTCACGGTCGCGGCAGGCAAAACGCAGTTTGTGGTCACCAACGCCAGCCAGAAAAACCTGGAATGGGAAATCCTCAAAGGGGTGATGGTGGTGGAAGAGCGCGAGAATATCGCGCCGGGCTTTACCCAGAAAATGACCGCCAACCTGGAACCGGGCGAATACGACATGACCTGTGGGCTGCTCAGCAACCCGAAAGGTAAACTGGTGGTGACCGCCGGCGGTGATGACGCCGTCGCAAAAACCAACGTGTTGGATCTGGTGGGGCCGATCGCGGAATACAAGGTTTACGTCACCAAAGAGGTGGACGGACTGGTACAGCAGACCAAACTGTTCACTGCCGCCATCAAGGCCGGCAAGCTGGATGAGGCGCGCAAACTCTATGCGCCGACCCGTCAGCACTACGAGCGTATTGAGCCGATCGCCGAGTTGTTCTCCGATCTGGACGGCAGCATCGATGCCCGCGAAGACGATTACGAGAAGAAAGCCGACGACCCGAAATTCACCGGTTTCCACCGACTGGAAAAAGCGCTGTTCGCCGACCGTTCCACCAAAGGGATGGAGCAGTACGCGGATCAGCTGTACGCCGATACGCAGGAACTGCAAAAACGTATCGCCAGCCTGACCTTCCCGCCGAATAAAGTGGTGGGCGGCGCGGCCGGGTTGATTGAAGAAGTGGCGGCGACCAAAATCAGCGGTGAGGAAGATCGCTACAGCCGTACCGACCTGTGGGATTTTCAGGCCAACGTTGACGGCGCGCAGAAGATAGTCAACCTGCTGCGCCCGCTGCTGGAGAAAGCCAATAAGCCGTTGCTGAACAAGGTAGATGCCAACTTCAAAACGGTCGATGGCGTGCTGGCGAAGTACAAAACCAAAGATGGTTTTGCATCCTACGAGAAGCTGAGCGATGCCGATCGCATCGCGCTGAAAGGGCCGATCACCACCCTGGCGGAAGACCTGGCGCAATTGCGCGGCGTGCTTGGGCTGGATTGA